From Mobula birostris isolate sMobBir1 chromosome 22, sMobBir1.hap1, whole genome shotgun sequence, the proteins below share one genomic window:
- the cacfd1 gene encoding calcium channel flower homolog, which yields MPNSEDPNSEPGSEDGTGSGAGAGSRQDEMTWWYRWLCRMAAVIGGVSCAIAGVWNCVTINPLNIAAGVWMVLNAFILFLCEAPFCCQFIEFANAVSARADKLRYWQKAIFYCGMAIFPVFLSFSFTTLFGNGIAFASGVLYGLASLGKKGDAISYARLKDRKMADEENLTGTVTNEMAMQ from the exons ATGCCGAACTCGGAGGACCCCAACTCGGAGCCTGGGAGCGAGGACGGGACCGGGAGCGGAGCCGGAGCCGGTTCCAGACAGGACGAGATGACGTGGTGGTATCGCTGGCTGTGCCGGATGGCGGCCGTGATCGGTGGGGTGT CGTGTGCAATTGCTGGAGTGTGGAACTGTGTAACAATCAATCCCCTCAACATTGCAGCTGGGGTCTGGATGGT GCTGAATGCATTTATCCTTTTCCTATGTGAAGCTCCCTTCTGCTGTCAGTTTATCGAGTTTGCAAATGCAGTGTCTGCAAGAGCTGATAAGCTCCGCTACTGGCAGAAAGCTATCTTCTATTGTGG GATGGCGATTTTCCCAGTTTTCCTGAGCTTTTCATTCACTACATTGTTTGGGAATGGAATTGCTTTTGCTTCAGGTGTGCTTTATGGACTCGCATCACTTGGAAAGAA GGGCGATGCTATTTCGTacgccaggctcaaggacaggaaAATGGCTGATGAGGAAAACTTGACGGGGACTGTCACCAATGAGATGGCGATGCAGTAA